The DNA sequence CAGATGGAGAGAGCGATCAACGCTAGCACCAGCAGCGGCCACTCACGGGGGATTTTGAGCAAAAGACCCACAATCATGAGCATGGAGCCGAGGGTGTCGGCAACGGAGAGGCTGTGGAGTTTAAAGAGGACGGAGCGATCGCCCAGCAACGGCCACGTGCCCCAAAACCAGAAGACTAGGCCCAGCCCGATACAGAAATAGCTAAAAATATCAATCATTAAATGTCTTATGTCTATTGTTTTTTGTCTTGCAATGTCTGTAAGCTTCTGTGGCCCTCCCCCCACCAGCCCCCCAGAACGTTCATTCATTCACTCGCTTAAGGACGTGGGCCAGTAGCATCAGAGAAGCATTACCGACGCTTAAGATCAGAACTCCGACCACACCAATCATCCAGTCATCGCGGACGACCGAAAGCACCAAAATCATCATCGAAGTCTTGGTGGCAATGCTGGCAAAGGCCAAAACCTTCTGCCAGATATCTTCATCTTGGCAAGCTTCGTAGATGGGAATCAGCAAAGCTGCAATCATTGCAATCAGAACTAGATTCATGGTGCTCTCCTGCGACGGATGCGGTGGACTTCGTACCAGCCGTCATCGTGGTACTTCACAACAATGGTTTTGGGGGTAAAGGTAATCAGGAAAATATCCAGAAAAATCAGTCCCGGCGTCCGCTGGGGCTTGACCCGCTCCATGACAATTTCTTCCTCCGTGTGGGGACGCAGCATAATCTCAATGGCTTCTATATAGGCTTGGGGAATGGCGACTAGAATTTCCCCAAACGTTCGTAACCAGTCCTTCAGGACGGGAGAAATCGGGGTGAAACCCCACGGAATCAGGAGCGAGACCCCGACCCCGATCACAATGTTGCCGGGACTGACGTCAGCAGTCAGCAGAAACCAGATGGTGAGCCGTAGGCATAAGTCTAAAATTCTAATCATGCTAGGGCCATCCAGAAGAGTAGAGTTAACACGATGCTCATGCTCCCGATCAGATGTTCAAATTCCTCGGCGACACGCGGCAACTTGAGCGTCAGTCGCCGCACAGCGACCCAATAGATCAGCCAGCCTACGCAGACTGTCCCTAGAGACTTAACGGCGTTGGCCATTGTGTAGGCGTCGAGATAGACGACATTGGCGAGCACGAGTCCCCCCA is a window from the Acaryochloris thomasi RCC1774 genome containing:
- a CDS encoding monovalent cation/H(+) antiporter subunit G, whose protein sequence is MIDIFSYFCIGLGLVFWFWGTWPLLGDRSVLFKLHSLSVADTLGSMLMIVGLLLKIPREWPLLVLALIALSIWNTVLGYVLAYCSTGGRDA
- a CDS encoding Na+/H+ antiporter subunit E, coding for MIRILDLCLRLTIWFLLTADVSPGNIVIGVGVSLLIPWGFTPISPVLKDWLRTFGEILVAIPQAYIEAIEIMLRPHTEEEIVMERVKPQRTPGLIFLDIFLITFTPKTIVVKYHDDGWYEVHRIRRRRAP